From a single Ischnura elegans chromosome 7, ioIscEleg1.1, whole genome shotgun sequence genomic region:
- the LOC124161963 gene encoding hydroxymethylglutaryl-CoA synthase 1-like: MARSTEWPHDVGILAVELIFPHLYVDQSDLEVYDGVSQGKYTVGLGQSKMGFCTDRDDINSLCLTVVTRLMERNSIAHASVGRLEVGTETIVDKSKSVKSVLMQIFEEHGNFSIEGIDTTNACYGGTAALFNAVSWIESSAWDGRLAIVVAADIALYAKGNARPTGGAGAVAMLVGPDAPLVIERGLRSTYMRHVYDFYKPNLESEYPVVDGKLSIQCYLSALDNCYQMYCDKAGKVMQEKNQFQWDVNCFDSILFHSPYCKLVQKSLARLVLIDFVRAQRFGHNESFIGLEKFANVKLEDTYFDKDIEKEFLVFSKECFKNKTEPSLFLANQIGNMYTPSLYGGLVSLLLKKPGNLLAGTRIGLFSYGSGLASSFFSIKVSDDSSVGSKLDVLVRSVLNVQEQLDLRLKVSPEDFSKILEDREKNHHVAPYTPSAQVDNFFPGSWYLKYVDDKYRRYYDRVPLS; the protein is encoded by the coding sequence ATGGCTAGAAGTACGGAATGGCCTCATGATGTTGGCATCCTTGCGGTGGAACTCATCTTTCCTCACTTGTACGTGGATCAAAGTGATTTAGAAGTTTATGATGGCGTCTCCCAAGGAAAGTACACGGTGGGCCTCGGGCAGTCGAAAATGGGGTTTTGTACTGACCGTGACGATATTAACTCCCTGTGTCTCACTGTCGTAACTCGCCTTATGGAGCGTAATAGTATTGCCCATGCATCAGTTGGGCGACTGGAAGTAGGTACCGAAACAATCGTCGacaaatctaagagcgtgaaatcaGTTCTGATGCAAATCTTTGAGGAACATGGTAACTTTAGCATAGAGGGGATTGACACAACAAACGCTTGTTATGGCGGTACTGCTGCTTTATTCAACGCCGTCTCATGGATAGAATCTAGTGCTTGGGATGGCCGGTTAGCCATTGTAGTAGCAGCTGACATAGCCTTATACGCCAAAGGAAATGCTCGTCCAACTGGAGGTGCTGGGGCTGTGGCCATGTTAGTTGGTCCTGATGCTCCCTTGGTTATCGAACGTGGACTCCGCTCTACTTATATGCGTCATGTGTACGATTTCTATAAGCCCAACTTGGAATCTGAGTATCCTGTTGTAGACGGGAAGTTGTCAATTCAGTGCTATTTAAGTGCCCTCGATAATTGCTATCAGATGTACTGTGATAAGGCTGGTAAGGTTATGCAggagaaaaatcaatttcaatgggATGTAAACTGCTTTGACTCAATTTTGTTTCACTCGCCTTACTGTAAACTCGTCCAAAAGAGCCTTGCTCGGCTGGTGCTAATTGATTTTGTTAGAGCTCAGAGATTTGGACACAATGAATCTTTTATTGGATTGGAAAAGTTTGCTAATGTTAAGCTGGAAGACACCTACTTTGACAAAGATATCGAAAAGGAATTTTTGGTATTTAGTAAAGAATGCTTTAAAAATAAGACGGAGCCTAGTCTGTTTCTGGCTAATCAAATTGGGAACATGTACACACCTTCTCTCTATGGCGGATTAGTCTCTCTCTTgttgaaaaaacctggaaatttaTTAGCTGGTACAAGAATAGGCCTATTTTCTTATGGCTCTGGTCTTGCATCATCATTCTTTTCAATTAAGGTGTCAGATGATTCATCAGTTGGTTCCAAGTTGGATGTATTGGTGAGAAGTGTTTTGAATGTACAGGAGCAGCTAGATTTAAGATTGAAAGTGTCTCCTGAAGATTTCTCCAAGATACTAGAGGACCGTGAGAAGAATCATCATGTGGCCCCTTACACCCCATCTGCTCAAGTAGATAACTTCTTCCCTGGCTCATGGTATCTAAAATATGTGGATGATAAGTATCGCAGATATTATGATCGGGTGCCTTTATCATAG
- the LOC124161964 gene encoding eukaryotic translation initiation factor 3 subunit M has protein sequence MNVPISQPTAPVYSDLNIEEQAIEFRGYLKSLGAEISEEKSPKGIEDDLHKIIGVCDACFKEGSEMEIETVLNGIVSMLVLIPVERSENLILAFCEKLIKAPGYKLGIVTLRVLWLLFQSVEERSPIRYHVYYHLVQVARQVDHVRAVFRDVDLLKQQFAACPPSNEQMQKLLRLLHEVLLSSHQSEQAAKVMVELLGTYTAENASQAREDAQRCILAALADPNTFLLDPLLALKPVRFLEGELIHDLLSVFVAEKLPAYIHFYQHHKEFVHSLGLNHEQNMKKMRLLTFMQLAESNSEMTFETIQRELQLTPEEVEPFIIDVLKTKLVRARMDQAAKKVFVSSTMHRTFGRQQWLQLHELLLAWKTNLNNVHDSLKTVTAAQLELMQSGQ, from the exons ATGAATGTTCCAATATCTCAGCCCACTGCACCTGTTTACAGTGATCTTAACATCGAAGAGCAG GCGATCGAATTCAGGGGCTACTTGAAAAGTCTTGGCGCTGAAATATCGGAAGAAAAGTCACCGAAGGGTATCGAGGATGATCTGCATAAGATAATTGGTGTTTGTGATGCTTGTTTTAAGGAGGGTAGTGAAATGGAAATCGAGACGGTTCTTAATGGAATCGTTTCGATGCTTGTTTTG ATACCGGTTGAGCGGTCAGAAAACTTAATACTGGCATTTTGTGAGAAGCTCATAAAAGCACCCGGCTACAAACTCGGGATAGTTACCTTGCGAGT GTTGTGGCTGCTTTTCCAGTCAGTTGAAGAGAGGTCACCAATTCGTTATCATGTTTACTATCATTTGGTTCAAGTGGCTCGTCAAGTGGACCACGTTCGAGCGGTGTTTAGAGATGTTGACCTTCTCAAACAGCAGTTCGCTGCATGCCCTCCTTCAAATGAGCAGATGCAGAAACTCCTTCGCCTTCTTCATGAAGTCCTCCTCAGTTCCCATCAGAG TGAGCAAGCTGCTAAGGTAATGGTTGAATTGCTTGGGACATACACGGCTGAAAATGCTTCTCAAGCCAGAGAAGATGCTCAGCGATGTATCCTTGCTGCACTTGCTGATCCAAACACCTTCCTGTTGGATCCATTGTTGGCTTTGAAGCCTGTCCGATTCTTGGAGGGGGAACTAATTCATGACCTCCTTTCTGTATTTGTGGCTGAGAAACTGCCAGCATATATTCACTTTTATCAGCATCATAAGGAATTTGTACATTCCCTTG GATTGAACCATGagcaaaacatgaaaaaaatgaggCTCTTGACCTTCATGCAGCTTGCGGAGAGTAATTCAGAAATGACTTTTGAAACTATCCAGCGTGAACTTCAGCTGACACCTGAAGAAGTGGAGCCTTTCATCATTGATG TGCTGAAGACAAAACTTGTTAGGGCAAGGATGGATCAAGCAGCCAAGAAGGTCTTTGTATCCAGCACCATGCACCGTACATTTGGTCGCCAGCAGTGGCTTCAACTCCATGAGCTGTTGCTTGCATGGAAAACCAATTTGAATAATGTTCACGACAGCTTGAAGACAGTAACTGCAGCCCAACTGGAGCTTATGCAGTCTGGTCAATGA
- the LOC124162435 gene encoding dolichyl-phosphate beta-glucosyltransferase — protein MMYDLYSLALYAAISLLLLFSLFCLVLCKVSSPYPNVLRLDEEKYFVDPVNGNRVKFPSLDDKWSVHLSVIIPAYNEESRLPPMLEECLEYLSSREPNFLYELIVVSDGSRDKTVQVASKSRNSNIRVLDLKLNRGKGGAVRLGVESCRGALILFADADGATKFSDLSKLEDSLRDLVEGDYRKDPSKVSEALAVVCGSRAHLEAESVAKRSIFRTFLMWGFHLLVKTFGVRDIKDTQCGFKLFTRRSAQLAFRSLHVERWAFDVELLYIAKCLKIPIAEIAVNWTEIEGSKIVPVLSWLQMGKDLFLIWLRYRLGAWKLRTKVD, from the exons atGATGTACGATTTATATTCCTTGGCTTTGTATGCCGCTATATCGTTGTTATTGCTGTTTTCTCTA TTCTGCTTGGTTCTTTGCAAAGTTTCATCTCCTTATCCCAACGTGTTGAGGTTggacgaagaaaaatattttgttgatccAGTCAATGGTAATCGAGTAAAGTTTCCTTCATTAGATGATAAATGGAGTGTTCATTTATCAGTTATTATTCCAGCATATAATGAAGAAAGCCGTC TTCCTCCGATGCTGGAAGAATGCTTGGAATACTTGTCTTCACGTGAACCAAACTTCCTGTATGAATTAATTGTAGTCAGCGATGGGAGTCGTGATAAAACTGTTCAGGTTGCCAGTAAATCAAGAAATTCAAACATCAGAGTGTTAGATCTGAAGCTGAATCGTGGGAAAGGTGGAGCCGTGAGATTA GGAGTAGAGAGCTGCAGAGGTGCTCTAATACTATTTGCTGATGCTGATGGTGCCACCAAATTTTCAGATTTGTCAAAATTAGAGGACAGTTTGCGGGATCTGGTTGAAG GTGACTACAGAAAGGATCCTTCGAAGGTATCAGAGGCCTTAGCGGTTGTGTGTGGGTCGAGAGCACATTTAGAAGCAGAATCTGTTGCCAAGCGATCAATATTTCGTACTTTCTTGATGTGGGGTTTCCATTTGCTGGTGAAGACATTTGGTGTTCGTGACATTAAAGACACTCAGTGTGGGTTCAAGCTTTTCACCAGAAGAAGTGCCCAACTAGCTTTTCGATCACTTCATGTCGAAAGATG gGCATTTGATGTGGAGTTGCTGTATATAGCTAAATGTCTCAAAATCCCTATCGCTGAAATTGCTGTGAACTGGACGGAAATTGAAG GATCAAAAATTGTTCCAGTGCTCAGCTGGTTACAGATGGGGAAAGACTTGTTCTTGATATGGCTGCGATACAGACTTGGTGCTTGGAAATTGAGGACCAAAGTGGACTAA